The following is a genomic window from Desulfatiglans anilini DSM 4660.
AGAAGCGAAGTTGGCGCAGATGGCACCTGCACGGTATATGATTTCACTCCAGGATTTGAGCCATACTATTCCAGGGGCAAGAATATGGTTATCAGAGCACTGCTTGAAGGCAGGCTCGAACCATCGCAAGAACTCGCGGATGCCGTCTATATGTGCACGGTATGCAACCTTTGTAACCATATGTGCCACAATACCTGGGATGAGATCGAGGACGGAGGAACAGCGAGCTTTCCTGTTCACCGCGTTATGGATCATGCCGCAGTATATGAGGCACTGAGGGCAGATCTTGTTGAACTTGGCTTTGAGCACAGACCCGGGCACAAAGTGCTACTTGCTAGCGTTAAGCAAAATGACAACCCGTGGGGACAGCCAAGAAGAGCCAAAGCTGATTGGACAAGAATCTATGAGCCAAAAGGGAAGAATCTCGCCAAAAAGAAAGAAAACATCGATGTCTTGTATTACACAGGATGTACTGCCGCTTTGGATAGGACAATGACGGATGTTGTCATTTCAACTGCACAGTGTCTTGACAAGGCCGGAGTAAATTGGGGGTTCTTAGGTGCAAACGAGGTGGAATGCGGATCGATACTTATGCGCGTGGGCGAAAGAGAGGAATTTAAGCGGGTGGCGCGGCACAATGTGAATCAATTTAATGAGCTATACGAGCAATATGGCTGCAAAACAATTATTACGTCATGTGCGGGGTGTTTCAAGACAATCTTCCAAGATTATCCCGAGTGGCATGAGGAAATTGGTTCAATTGTAAAGCCAGAAGTGATGCATACTTTTGACTTTCTTCTACGGCTAGTCAAAGCAGGTAAATTAAAACTCGACAAGGAAGTCAATGCGCGAGTTACATATCATGACTCGTGCCACAATGGGAGGCATTGTGGATACTTCGAAACACCGAGAGAATTACTGAATGAAATACCGGGAATCGAATTGATAGAGATGTCGAGAAATGGAAAGAATGCGCGCTGCTGTGGTGCGGGGGGTGGCGTAAAAAGCGGGTATGGTGATCTTGCAACACGTATAAGCCTTGACAGAGTGAAGGAAGCTGAGCTGACAGGAGCTGATTTTCTTGTCAATAACTGTCCTTTTTGCGAACAAAATTTTCGCGATGGGATAATCGGAATAAAATCAAATTTGAAAAACTTCGATTCAGTTCAACTCGTTGCGGTAAGTTGCGGTGCCAAACCGATAGAAGATCTTAAATCCCTGGGTACCTAAAATGCGCACATATGCCGTCGACAAAAAACAAATTTCTCTGACAAAATCAGGTTTTCGAAGAGGGGGTGTCAATTATGCCACTGGAAAAAGTTGATCTTGGGGGCGACAGGCGAAAAGTGGAAGTGACTGAACTACCTGGTTACAACGTTTTAGTTCCTAAGCAGGTGAAAAAGCGATTCTTAAAGAGTTTTAAAATTTATGATGAATTGTCCGAACTTGGTATCCAGAAGAGACTCGATCTGAAAGATCCCCTGTGGTCTGAGAAGGTCACCGGAATTATGAATTGGCTATGGTCACATGGCCTTACATTAGTACAACGTTTTACTGCGCCTGACAAATCTGGTGTCCAATTCTTTGGACAACCTATTATGTTCCATAAATTTAATATGGGACAAGGAGATGAATGGATAACGAGGCCTGGACTTTTGAGCGAAGATCCGGATGTTAAGCCTTTGATTGGTAAAAGGCATCCTGTTGAAACGACACCGTCAACATTCATGCAGTGGTCCGGAGATGTAAACTACCCTTTCAATTTTGCACATTTTGAAACCGCTCTTGAGGCTTGCATGGCGTTTGCCGAATCCTTTGAAAGAGGCTGGGTTTATCCGCTCCCGTCAAACAATATGATATTCACTGCGAATTACAACTTCCCTCGCCTTGGAACATTAATTGGCACAAATGACTGTAACATTCCAGGTGTCTATGTAAGAGATAAACATAGAAAGGTACAAGAAAAGCCAAAAAAGGTGCAGTATCTTTTCACTCCAAAGGAAGAAAAGTGGTACGAAGAGCATGGACGGCAGTGGTCTGCGGCCAAGGAAGTTGGTTTGGACATCGATAGCTTACTTGAGGATCTAAAGGCTGGAAAATTGGATGAGCATTTGACAAAGCCTGGTAAACGCACATGGTTTGAAAGTGAGATTCCGCATTACCATAGAATACAAAAGGGTATGGGATATTGGAGAAAAAAGAAAATGCTTGGCGAGGCTGACTGGTACAAAGAGCTTAACCGGTGTGGTGCCGATGGTGAAATGATCGGTTTCGGTGAGTTTGAAGCGGAGGAATGGAGAGCGCAGATAAAAAAGATGGGTTTTACCGAAATTGATGAGAATGCGATTTTCAACGCAAAAAGCCAACCGTTCCATCGGCCGACGAGGGCTTTTATGGATGAAAAACCAGACCAGGAAGAGCCCTTTGAAATACAGCATCTTCCGGGCGGAGAACCCACATTGTCTTGATGGATTTTTACAATGAAATATATTTAAAATCTTTCATGATAAGATCCCCGTTATAAATGTGCATCATAACAATTTGTGATGAAAAATGTATGACGGGGATCTTATTATAAAAAATGCGCATGGTCTTTTGTCGATCAGTTAGGATAGAATGCCATGATTGCATATGCTAACTTTTAAGTGAAAAGTATAGTTTTGCGTCGTTTATTTTTATTTTGTTTCCACCTTTGAATAGTTATGGATATCTATTGGAATTAAATAGAAAGGTTGCGGCGGCTGACATTGGGTAGAGGCAATTAGCAGAAATCTGTTTTACCATGAATTAACGCTTTATTTTGTATAGATGCGTCCTGATATCTCTCTTGTGAAGTAGGCATTCTCAATATTGTACTTATAAATATTTGACATCTTGGCGATGAATTTAAAATCTATTAACATGGATACAAGCGAATTTAGCTAGACGATTTCTAAGGAGATGCGTCATGCCAGCTGCATCGTAGCCATGACAGGGGGAGGGATATCCGTCCGATCCGGCGTTCCTATGTTTGATTCGGATAATATGATGTGGGGAAAATATGATTTTCAAAAGGCCGAGATGTTATCACACTTTGAGAAGGATCCCTCTTACCACTGGATTGTAGCTATCGGCTTTTTAAAAACGATGTTGCGAGCGATACCAAATCCTGCGCATATCGCTCTTGCAAATATGGAAAAAAATGGAAATATCAAAGCAATTGTAACCACCAATTTAGACCACCTGCACCAAGAGGCTGGCAGCAAGAATGTCATTGAGTTTCATGGATCATTCTTCACGAGCAGTTGTCCTAAATGTTATACAAGAGTAACCACATACTCTTGTGTCAAAAAGTTTTTAAATTTTTCAGAAAACGAACTTGAAAAAATTTTCAAACAGGGAAGAGAAATACCGCGATGCAAATTCTGCAATGCGGTTCTCAAGGTAGATATCCCGTTTTTCGATCAAGGGCTTCCTATCGCAAAAGCATTCGAGGTGGAGCGAGTAGCCATTGTGGCTGATCTCATGCTGGTAATCGGTACAAGATTAAGAATGGGACCCATTGGCCTCCTTCCTAACTTGGTTAAGGCAAATAATGGCAAAGTTGCGATAATTAATCTTTCAGAGACGACCTTTGATAAAAAAGCCGATTATATTTGCCGGGACTACGCGGAAGTTGTGCTTCCGAAGATTCAAAACAACCTGTTGGAAGGATTTTAAATGAAAACCGCTATAATATATCACTCCGATTTTAAACATTATGATTTCGGTGAGAATCACCCATTACATGGCAACAGATACGCTGCTCTGCCTGGAATTTTTGCTTCGCAATCTATTCGTGGGCACAAGCCTGACCTTACTTTTGTCACACCAAATGCAGCCTCTCGAGAAGTTGTCAACCTCGTTCACGGTGAAGACTATCTTGAATTGCTTGACTCATTGAATGAGCGTGGAGGGTTTCTTAGCATGGACACCCCCATTCACCCGGGTATATATGACATTGCGAAACTATTTTCAGGCGCAGGCATTCTAGCCGGTCGATTGGTAGTCGAGAACATATTTCAAAAGGCCATAGTATTGGGTGGTGGTGCAC
Proteins encoded in this region:
- a CDS encoding (Fe-S)-binding protein; amino-acid sequence: MDREARTMYRTKFHNLEEMDVRALTWCMQCGNCINDQRSEVGADGTCTVYDFTPGFEPYYSRGKNMVIRALLEGRLEPSQELADAVYMCTVCNLCNHMCHNTWDEIEDGGTASFPVHRVMDHAAVYEALRADLVELGFEHRPGHKVLLASVKQNDNPWGQPRRAKADWTRIYEPKGKNLAKKKENIDVLYYTGCTAALDRTMTDVVISTAQCLDKAGVNWGFLGANEVECGSILMRVGEREEFKRVARHNVNQFNELYEQYGCKTIITSCAGCFKTIFQDYPEWHEEIGSIVKPEVMHTFDFLLRLVKAGKLKLDKEVNARVTYHDSCHNGRHCGYFETPRELLNEIPGIELIEMSRNGKNARCCGAGGGVKSGYGDLATRISLDRVKEAELTGADFLVNNCPFCEQNFRDGIIGIKSNLKNFDSVQLVAVSCGAKPIEDLKSLGT
- a CDS encoding Sir2 family NAD-dependent protein deacetylase codes for the protein MRHASCIVAMTGGGISVRSGVPMFDSDNMMWGKYDFQKAEMLSHFEKDPSYHWIVAIGFLKTMLRAIPNPAHIALANMEKNGNIKAIVTTNLDHLHQEAGSKNVIEFHGSFFTSSCPKCYTRVTTYSCVKKFLNFSENELEKIFKQGREIPRCKFCNAVLKVDIPFFDQGLPIAKAFEVERVAIVADLMLVIGTRLRMGPIGLLPNLVKANNGKVAIINLSETTFDKKADYICRDYAEVVLPKIQNNLLEGF